From one Lolium rigidum isolate FL_2022 chromosome 4, APGP_CSIRO_Lrig_0.1, whole genome shotgun sequence genomic stretch:
- the LOC124705681 gene encoding putative serine/threonine-protein kinase-like protein CCR3, with product MAGEALWNGLEGAATVAQLVGVDAGGLISKITQAAITAHQNKVECDHLAGRVQMIAELLPLVHDQEAMRPLAGLGAALREAHDLVLSCQGRGRTYRFFTASRQAERFRSVQSRIDSFLAVFPVISHIGITRRLDGTGSDSVLSRAHSSQHAVSQEGPEVFTLAEITAATKNFGVVLGHGDSGTVYKGKLRDGREVAIKRLRDGLRSAEDTFGTELAILHPVSHEHIVRLLGSCAEQEERLLVYEHMDNGTLRDHLDASPDLAAASWNWKARVGVLLGAARAIYHLHCRACPLLIHCNVTSSNILVDRSWTPRLSGFGASVWRAPDVDSQDVDVVQTYGYGDPEYCSTGRLKPATDLYSLGVVMLEVLTGNQPAVPAWDETKKTMVDTTLVSWALPSIEAGQLGEVLDRRPASAPTPRQREALQLVGSTAASCLRLHGDNRPDIRDVVANLEKALQIICSDTLGRFGR from the coding sequence ATGGCTGGCGAAGCGTTATGGAACGGGCTAGAGGGCGCGGCGACGGTGGCTCAGTTGGTCGGTGTGGACGCCGGCGGGCTCATCTCCAAGATCACGCAGGCGGCGATTACGGCGCACCAGAACAAGGTGGAGTGCGACCACCTGGCTGGCCGGGTCCAGATGATCGCGGAGCTGCTGCCGCTCGTGCACGATCAGGAGGCGATGCGGCCGCTGGCAGGACTTGGCGCCGCGCTCAGGGAGGCGCACGATCTCGTCCTGTCCTGCCAGGGGAGAGGCCGGACCTACCGCTTCTTCACGGCCAGCAGGCAGGCCGAGCGGTTCAGGAGcgtccagagcaggatcgactccTTCCTCGCCGTCTTCCCGGTGATCAGCCATATCGGCATAACCCGCCGCCTCGATGGAACGGGTAGCGACTCGGTTCTGAGTCGCGCCCACTCCTCCCAGCACGCAGTTTCTCAGGAGGGACCTGAGGTGTTCACGCTGGCGGAGATCACGGCGGCGACCAAAAACTTCGGCGTCGTCCTCGGCCACGGCGACTCCGGAACGGTGTACAAGGGCAAGCTCCGCGACGGGCGGGAGGTGGCCATCAAGCGCCTCAGGGACGGGCTGCGAAGCGCCGAGGACACGTTCGGCACGGAGCTGGCCATTCTCCACCCGGTCAGCCACGAGCACATCGTCCGCCTCCTGGGCTCCTGCGCCGAGCAAGAAGAGCGCCTGCTCGTCTACGAGCACATGGACAACGGCACGCTCAGAGACCACCTGGACGCGTCCCCGGACCTGGCGGCGGCGTCCTGGAACTGGAAAGCGCGCGTCGGCGTGCTGCTGGGCGCGGCGCGCGCCATCTACCACCTGCACTGCCGCGCCTGTCCGCTGCTCATCCACTGCAACGTCACCTCGTCCAACATCCTCGTCGACCGGAGCTGGACGCCGCGCCTGTCCGGCTTCGGCGCGTCGGTCTGGCGGGCGCCGGACGTGGATTCCCAGGACGTGGACGTCGTCCAGACGTACGGGTACGGTGACCCAGAGTACTGCAGCACGGGCCGTCTGAAACCGGCGACCGATCTGTACAGCCTCGGCGTGGTAATGCTCGAGGTGTTGACCGGGAACCAGCCGGCGGTACCAGCGTGGGATGAGACGAAGAAGACGATGGTCGATACGACGTTGGTGTCTTGGGCGCTACCGAGCATTGAGGCTGGGCAACTCGGCGAAGTGCTTGACAGGCGTCCCGCGTCGGCGCCAACTCCGCGGCAGCGTGAGGCGCTGCAGCTCGTAGGAAGCACGGCGGCAAGCTGCTTGCGGCTGCACGGGGATAACCGGCCGGACATACGGGACGTCGTGGCAAATCTCGAGAAGGCACTTCAGATCATTTGCAGTGATACGCTTGGTCGATTTGGAAGATGA
- the LOC124648393 gene encoding putative serine/threonine-protein kinase-like protein CCR3, whose translation MAASAIITGLVAAGGLISKIIQAADTAQHNKRECKNLASRVQMIAELLPQVQDPEAMRPLAGLGEALTEAHELVQSCQRKGRTYRFFAAGRQSDRFREVQGRIDSLLILFPMIGLIGLARRLDGTGHVSESDSEGAEVFTLAEITAATKNFGVVLGKGDSGTVYKGKLHDGREVAVKRFRHGQRSAEATFGTELAILHPVSHEHIVRLLGSCAEDEERMLVYENVDNGTLRDQLNNNASPLTTSWKARVGVLLGAARAIYHLHCRAIPLLIHCNVTSSNILLDRSWTPRLAGFGASVWRAPDVESQAVDIAQTYGYEDPEYCRTGGLKPATDLYSLGVVMLEVLTGNQPVVAVWEETKKTMVDTKLVSWALPTIEAGQLGDVLDRRPTTEPTPQQCQALQLVASTASICLRLQGDNRPAIPDVVANLEKALQLICNDMFGRLGK comes from the exons ATGGCTGCGTCTGCGATAATCACCGGGCTAGTGGCCGCCGGTGGGCTCATCTCGAAGATCATCCAGGCGGCGGATACGGCGCAGCACAACAAGAGGGAGTGCAAGAACCTGGCGAGCCGAGTCCAAATGATCGCGGAGTTGCTGCCGCAGGTGCAGGATCCGGAGGCGATGCGGCCGCTGGCCGGGCTTGGCGAGGCGCTCACGGAGGCGCACGAGCTCGTCCAGTCCTGCCAGAGGAAAGGCCGGACCTACCGCTTCTTCGCGGCCGGCAGGCAGTCCGACAGGTTCCGGGAAGTCCAGGGCAGGATCGACTCCTTACTCATCCTCTTCCCGATGATCGGCCTTATCGGCCTAGCTCGCCGACTCGACGGAACTGGCCAC GTGTCGGAGTCGGACTCGGAGGGAGCTGAGGTGTTCACGCTGGCGGAGATCACGGCGGCGACCAAAAACTTCGGCGTCGTCCTCGGCAAAGGCGACTCCGGCACGGTGTACAAGGGAAAACTCCATGATGGGCGCGAGGTGGCCGTCAAGCGGTTCAGGCACGGGCAGCGAAGCGCGGAGGCCACGTTCGGCACGGAGCTCGCCATTCTCCACCCGGTCAGCCACGAGCACATCGTCCGCCTCCTGGGCTCCTGCGCCGAGGACGAAGAGCGCATGCTCGTCTACGAGAACGTGGACAACGGCACGCTCAGAGACCAGCTGAATAATAATGCGTCCCCGTTGACGACGTCCTGGAAAGCGCGCGTCGGTGTGCTGCTGGGCGCTGCGCGCGCCATCTACCACCTGCACTGCCGCGCCATCCCGCTGCTCATCCACTGCAACGTCActtcgtccaacatccttctagaCCGGAGCTGGACGCCGCGCCTCGCCGGCTTCGGCGCGTCGGTCTGGCGAGCGCCGGACGTGGAGTCCCAGGCCGTCGATATCGCCCAGACGTACGGGTACGAGGACCCGGAGTACTGCAGAACAGGCGGGCTGAAACCGGCCACCGACCTGTACAGCCTCGGCGTGGTGATGCTCGAGGTGTTGACGGGGaaccagccggtggtagccgtCTGGGAGGAGACGAAGAAGACGATGGTCGATACAAAGTTGGTTTCCTGGGCGCTACCGACTATTGAGGCCGGGCAGCTCGGCGACGTGCTCGACAGGCGCCCCACGACGGAGCCAACTCCGCAGCAGTGTCAGGCGCTGCAGCTGGTAGCGAGCACGGCATCAATCTGTTTGCGGCTGCAAGGAGATAACCGGCCTGCCATACCGGACGTCGTGGCAAATCTCGAGAAGGCGCTCCAGCTCATTTGCAACGATATGTTTGGTCGATTAGGAAAATGA